In Archocentrus centrarchus isolate MPI-CPG fArcCen1 chromosome 24, fArcCen1, whole genome shotgun sequence, one DNA window encodes the following:
- the pbk gene encoding lymphokine-activated killer T-cell-originated protein kinase homolog has product MATPATSPDQGAFKTPKGVRVRSSGTPITIPASPFMKKLGCGTGVNVYLMNRVGKLNASPWAVKKINSKCAAKQVAVYQQRLNEEAKVLKGINHPNIVGFRAFTTAKDGSKCLAMEYGGEQSLNDLIEKRREDGLKAFPAAIIEKVALHVARGLQYLHNEKKLLHGDLKSCNVVINGDFETVKICDVGVSLQLDENMKVSDPKAEYIGTEPWKPKESLEEGGEITDKADVFAYGLTLWEMMTLAMPHLEILEDDDEEGEEDSMEVSFDEDAYYERLGTRPALDAEALGSSYQRVVELFYLCTEEDPKKRPSAAQIVQDLESNAPLKKTHSEVIVID; this is encoded by the exons ATGGCCACCCCTGCCACCAGCCCCGACCAGGGCGCATTTAAAACCCCCAAAGGTGTCCGAGTGAGGAGCAGCGGAACCCCCATCACCATCCCTGCCTCTCCTTTCATGAAGAAGCTGGGTTGTGGGACTGGAGTCAACGTTTACCTCATGAACAG AGTGGGAAAGCTAAATGCATCACCCTGGGCTGTGAAGAAGATCAACAGTAAATGTGCAGCTAAACAGGTGGCTGTTTACCAGCAGCGTCTCAACGAGGAGGCAAAAGTCCTGAAAGGAATCAATCACCCAAACATCGTTG GTTTCCGCGCCTTCACCACGGCCAAAGACGGCTCCAAGTGTCTGGCCATGGAGTATGGAGGAGAGCAGTCCCTCAATGACCTGATAGAGAAGCGCAGGGAGGACGGCCTGAAAGCTTTTCCTGCTGCCATTATAGAAAAAGTGGCACTGCATGTGGCTCGCGGCCTGCAG TATCTTCACAATGAGAAGAAGCTGCTGCACGGCGACCTGAAGTCCTGTAACGTGGTCATCAATGGTGACTTTGAGACGGTGAAGATCTGTGATGTTGGTGTGTCTCTGCAGCTGGATGAAAACATGAAAG tgtctgacCCTAAAGCGGAGTACATCGGCACGGAGCCTTGGAAGCCCAAGGAATCTctggaggaaggaggagagatcACAGACAAGGCAGACGTCTTCGCCTACGGTCTGACTCTGTGGGAGATGATGACGTTGGCCATGCCTCATCTGGAGATActggaggatgatgatgaggagggtGAAG AGGACTCCATGGAGGTGAGTTTTGATGAGGATGCCTACTATGAGCGGTTGGGGACGCGGCCAGCACTAGATGCCGAGGCTCTGGGCAGTTCGTACCAGAGAGTGGTGGAGCTCTTCTATCTCTGCACGGAGGAAGACCCCAAGAAAAGACCATCAGCCGCCCAGATCGTCCAAGATTTAGAGAGCAACGCCCCCCTGAAGAAAACACATTCTGAGGTGATAGTTATCGACTGA